The Tripterygium wilfordii isolate XIE 37 chromosome 4, ASM1340144v1, whole genome shotgun sequence genome has a window encoding:
- the LOC119997840 gene encoding transcription factor MYB93-like: MSTENYSEEMSVKKGPWTPEEDQKLVDYIGKSGHGSWSALPKLAGLNRCGKSCRLRWTNYLRPDIKRGKFSDEEEHTIINLHGALGNKWATIATHLPGRTDNEIKNFWNTNLRKKLIQMGIDPVTHRPRISDDHYLNINGVLSNLPQLLATAKLLNICNVLSTTTPPLPPPPSVEPLNLLMMTNSHHSLVHQNYSNFPIFEPYQGLSITDYDPRMKQHDGSLYDPSSILPPLVSSPSTDQCSTVNNCQINPNGISNIPSSASTKFEGLGVFMDDIEASDESYWRNIIMDQEYSSSQPWPISH, encoded by the exons ATGTCGACGGAGAATTACTCCGAAGAGATGAGCGTGAAGAAGGGGCCGTGGACGCCGGAAGAAGATCAAAAGCTTGTAGACTACATTGGAAAAAGTGGCCATGGAAGTTGGAGTGCACTTCCTAAGCTTGCAGGCCTTAACAGGTGTGGAAAGAGTTGCCGCCTCCGCTGGACTAATTATCTCCGGCCTGATATAAAGCGCGGGAAATTCTCCGACGAGGAAGAACACACCATCATCAACCTCCATGGAGCTCTAGGCAACAA GTGGGCAACAATAGCGACACATCTTCCGGGGCGTACCGACAACGAAATCAAGAACTTTTGGAATACAAATCTAAGGAAGAAGCTAATTCAGATGGGGATTGATCCAGTTACACACAGGCCAAGAATCAGTGATGATCATTATCTCAACATTAATGGTGTTCTTTCTAATCTACCACAATTGCTTGCTACGGCTAAATTGTTGAACATATGTAATGTTCTAAGCACAACTACTCCACCCCTACCACCACCACCTAGTGTGGAACCACTTAACCTACTCATGATGACGAATTCTCATCACTCTCTTGTTCATCAAAATTACTCAAATTTTCCCATCTTTGAACCCTATCAAGGTCTATCGATTACGGATTATGATCCGCGGATGAAGCAACATGATGGATCTTTATATGATCCTTCAAGTATACTTCCTCCATTGGTTTCATCACCATCAACTGATCAGTGCTCTACTGTGAATAATTGCCAAATCAACCCAAATGGGATTTCTAATATTCCTTCATCAGCTTCGACCAAGTTTGAAGGTTTGGGAGTTTTCATGGATGATATTGAAGCAAGTGACGAGTCCTACTGGAGGAATATTATTATGGA CCAAGAGTACTCTTCATCACAGCCATGGCCGATCTCCCATTGA